The proteins below are encoded in one region of Phycisphaerales bacterium AB-hyl4:
- the murC gene encoding UDP-N-acetylmuramate--L-alanine ligase, with protein sequence MMTAPSAPKDNGSTVDHLTADLTGRRVHFVGIGGCGMSGLARMAKQHGAVCTGSDLAASDITNALLADGIDVALQQTADTLPADCELIVASAAIKPEHPELAEARRRNIPMLKYAKMLGELMRQRCGVAIAGTHGKSTTTSILSYILLQADLDPSFIVGANCAQLGGGARTGKAGDDGVLIAEACEYDRSFHNFNPRHAVILNVEADHLDMYSSLDEIVEAFAVFARKVPSASDGGSLLINHEMSERLTITAGLDCKIETLGFAYQADWRVGIKAGNVRLHHKDKIIADWHNPLPGEHMAYNAAAAAITAHRLGAPWPAITAAIESFQGLDRRMQVIGSKADVRIIDDYGHHPTEVDTTLRALRQHYQPNRLICVFQPHQHSRTRFLMQQFAASFSEADIVIVPDIYFVRDSDQERHAVTAADLVDRLRKQNVQAMHLYPFDAIVEQLDITARPGDLVVTMGAGDVWKVAHDFLAAPTPS encoded by the coding sequence ATGATGACCGCCCCCAGCGCCCCGAAAGACAACGGCTCCACCGTCGACCACCTCACCGCCGATCTCACCGGCCGACGCGTGCACTTCGTCGGCATCGGCGGCTGCGGCATGTCCGGCCTCGCTCGCATGGCCAAGCAACACGGCGCGGTCTGCACCGGCTCCGACCTCGCCGCCAGCGACATCACCAACGCCCTGCTCGCCGACGGCATCGACGTCGCCCTTCAGCAGACCGCCGACACCCTGCCCGCCGACTGCGAGCTCATCGTCGCCTCCGCCGCCATCAAGCCCGAGCACCCCGAGCTGGCCGAGGCCCGCCGCCGCAACATTCCCATGCTCAAGTATGCGAAAATGCTCGGCGAGCTGATGCGCCAACGCTGCGGCGTCGCCATCGCCGGCACGCATGGCAAGAGCACGACCACCAGCATCCTCAGCTACATCCTCCTCCAGGCCGACCTCGACCCCTCCTTCATCGTCGGAGCCAACTGCGCCCAACTCGGCGGCGGCGCACGCACGGGCAAGGCCGGCGACGACGGCGTGCTCATCGCCGAGGCCTGCGAGTACGACCGCTCGTTTCACAACTTCAACCCCCGCCACGCCGTCATCCTCAACGTCGAGGCCGACCACCTGGACATGTACAGCTCGCTGGACGAGATCGTCGAAGCCTTCGCCGTCTTCGCCCGCAAAGTCCCATCAGCCTCCGATGGCGGTTCGCTGCTGATCAATCACGAGATGAGCGAACGCCTCACCATCACCGCCGGCCTCGACTGCAAGATCGAAACGCTCGGCTTCGCGTACCAGGCCGACTGGCGCGTCGGCATCAAGGCCGGCAACGTCCGCCTCCACCACAAAGACAAAATCATCGCCGACTGGCACAACCCCCTCCCCGGCGAGCACATGGCCTACAACGCCGCCGCCGCCGCCATCACCGCCCACCGCCTCGGCGCCCCCTGGCCTGCCATCACCGCCGCCATCGAGTCCTTCCAAGGCCTCGACCGCCGCATGCAGGTCATCGGTTCGAAAGCCGACGTCCGCATCATCGACGACTACGGCCACCACCCCACCGAAGTCGACACCACTCTCCGCGCACTCCGCCAGCACTACCAGCCCAACCGCCTCATCTGCGTCTTCCAACCCCACCAGCACAGCCGAACGCGCTTCCTTATGCAGCAGTTCGCCGCCAGCTTCTCCGAGGCCGACATCGTCATCGTCCCCGACATCTACTTCGTCCGCGATTCCGACCAGGAACGCCACGCCGTCACCGCCGCCGACCTCGTCGACCGCCTGCGCAAACAGAACGTCCAGGCCATGCACCTCTACCCCTTCGACGCCATCGTCGAACAGCTCGACATCACCGCCCGCCCCGGCGACCTCGTCGTCACCATGGGGGCCGGCGACGTCTGGAAAGTCGCCCACGATTTCCTCGCCGCCCCCACCCCGTCTTAA